The Nicotiana sylvestris chromosome 6, ASM39365v2, whole genome shotgun sequence genomic sequence TTTATGCATATCATATTATGTCTCAGTCTCGGTTGTTAtcatttggcacatcatatcattctTTCGGGCTAGTATTATGGCATcgtgagcccgtgtgtgtgagactggagagtgatgactgagtgaggccgagagcctgattatgagtaacagttatgggatcgggttgcacgccgaagcaaattattgattatgccttcgttggcttgttataacgcttgggctaaaaggagcccctccggagtccacacaccccagtgagcgcaggtgatattattgagggatggatcttccctggacatagatcttgtccgaagtacttatacctggagatggatcttctccatagggctggaatggcGTTACTCGCTATTGGATGACTGTTgttagtgatgtgtatatattccgggatggggATCTTCCCTGGAccttgtgagccatatacagtaccgagtgctTGTGAGGTTGTTATTACTATTATATGGAGATGCATCTTCTCCATAGGCTGGAATGGTcttcctcagtactgagtgactgatgtcagagatgtatatattccgggatggatcttccctgggccgtatgagccatatacagtactgagtggacgagcatttgagattgtgggaacatgaggcactcagcatggtgcatttcatacagcATGTGTATTGGCATGTAGATGTAGCAGAGTTACACTTCCTTACCCCGTTCATACCTGCTCTATTTTACTGTTCGAGCTGTTtatttaactgaaagcatgcctatgttTCTATACGTTATTTCTGTTACCTCTGATGAGGTTGAGTTTGTCACTACCTATTAGTCtaaaggttggacttgttacttactgagttggtgtattcacgttaccccctgcaccttgtgtgcagatctaggtacttttgGTCCTAGTGGCAGTCACTAATCAAGGATGCACGCTTGGGAGATTGTTGAGGTATCTGCATGACATTCGCAAATCTTCACCCTCCTTCTCTATTCTAGTTGTGTTTTCGTTGTATTTAGTAAACATTGTAGTAGACTATGTTATTTctctagacgctcatgtactccgtgacaccctggttttgggCTGGTTGAATTGTGTTATGGATTTTGCTTATATTATGATCAGTCTATTTTCTTAAAGAATAAAAGTACTCTTCCGCAAATATTCTAGATTTTAGCATTCTTGTTGGTTTTTcgttgagttgaggctggcctagttccacgataggcgccatcacgatgtattgggttttgggtcatgacaagttggtatcagagcctaggttacataggtctcacaggtCATGAGTGAGTTTAGtggagtcttgcggatcggtacggagatgtctgtacttatcttcgagaggctacagaacgtTTAGGAaacatcacattcttgaatttttatcatgcgacattgattcagcttgtaatgtaactctttgaattccttccacacgttCGAATGtgcacatgagcgctcagtatcagctATGAatcgatggcttgtaattccctgaATGAGGGGCGAGATGTAATTTCtctgtgttgatgttgggccagtctggaggacttaagGCCGGGCTttgcctgtagcttgagcactgaggtgcagattgtgtgagcatgtgcttttggatttatatgttcggtagtgtccctattagtaggaGTGATGGatggatggctacgtgatgagtatgatatgactacgagatgtgttcatatgatttgaatgtaatgagaagggtctgcttgagggtagaaagaactatttggtgcttgatttccatcttaatttgatgtatagccccgagttaggggtgtgttgaaggatcttttcatgttgtttagttggggAGTGAGGTAGATTTTATATCATGAtttgagtttagactcaggaagattaagtgattacgtgatgtttatgacggtggaagggtataaagaaaAGTTAGTTTGAGGCGgggcaggtgggttatctcatgcggagtgatctgaagtttgtgtgaacccgatgttgtttgttgggagtcctcttttaccagtgaatcaTATGTAgtacaatttgagtttggatcgcttatgaGAATGGGCTTgtctgttacgagggtgaatgtgagatttgcaaatgatttgaggtattagatGGATTGTATTGCATGAGCTTAcaaaggatttagttgaatctcactatggCACTATGGAAGTAATGGAGTATGGGCATCGTGagtattgtgtgttttgatttatggctttgagccaagtgggggggGAGTCTACTATTGACCAGTTGATTACAcagttatgtgttgtattggtttcagtttgaggcatactggtgaatcagttgtGGCTTACAAAGgctgagatcgaggatgactcaaGTAAAGAAAAATTTTGGATAAGGGTGGTGTTATGCTTTATAGGGATATGAGAAATCGTGGATGaattagttgttgttgtaagggaTGTAACAGGTATGGAGTAGGATATCACTCGGCTGCTTAGAAGGATGGGTTACTTCCTTAGGTGTTGCTATACTAATGGGGCACAGgtcgttcggttcatttgatcagttTGATTGAAACCTGAGTAGAGCGGATGACTTTCGAGAATGGTTTTAATGGATTCAAggtttacatgtaataattggagatcttCAGGATGTGTATTTGGCAAGAAACTGAGGTTTACGTTGGAgggattctacatatcagtatcagCAAGGTGagggtaatggctttagattcacaggaagtgtcttcagggtaagtattttggatgtggtgcttttggggatatttaaaagagtattcagcggcttatgaaccTTAGGGCGATGtgattttatgcttgggtctcgtgtgatGAGTCTAGGTTGAGGATTGTGGAGTTATGGCAAGGAGgggtatcaatttgaaggtaattcaaaaGGAACTCGGATGAATAtgacagcttggtagtaggttggatcggcatggtaagggatatgattagttctttgggtgcttatgaggtaatgagtttctataggtgtttAATGGCAAtgcttgtttaccgtgaaaatggtaataataattaaatttattgatgagactctaaaaatacgtgatctatttttatgctagttgttagagcagttgatgctagatatgtgaagcttaACGACAGAATTACGAACTAAagcagagttataatcaaaccgaggggttaGCCGTCTGGGCCTCGGACTAGCCCATaaagggcctcgaggtcgatgcctaaactcgagcttgagctatcgggggtaatcgggaagggactaacagttaggatataatcaaAGGAGGATATTTATgaccaatatcaagcaataaatgaagaacaagtacgaAAGCAACAAATGAAAATGGTAGTCTCGAgcaagtaagttagagagaaaagagagggagagttgttattgatcttgtgtagaatagttggagcaacagagtttacaaagtgccaaggatcccccttatataggaggaggAATCCAAACATAGTACAAGATACATTAAATGATAAAGGAAGCGGGATGTGACAGCTAACTAGCTTCATTATGTAGACTCAGACCAGCGTTAGACTAGCCTGGTAGACTTAATCGGCCCCAGATGCATTCTTCAAAAGGCTCCCATGCCCGTCGGggtctcggccaacattatccctAGGCCGGGTGTCGATAGATCTTGAGGGAGGTACCCAGTCCATGGTCTCGAGCCTCCGAGGCAACTCCTGAAGTACCTTATCAAAGAGAAATTGGTCCCCCCGATTTtgccgtatacaaatagtccccgcatttcttagagagaAGTGACgagaaacgattttgacatccCACTCTATGGGCTCTCGTAATGACGTCATGCTGATGATGCAAGCCTCCATGAATACCAAAACGTTTCATCGTTTCACTTTTTCAGGGCCATCCGACGCGTCGTGATTTCTCGTTCTTCGGGGCCATAATGTCGCTGTTGATCTAGCTCCCATGAATGCATTGAATGTGCTTGTCGTTACATTTTTTGAGGGCGATAATGGCACCGTCGGTTACTTTGCCCCCTTTTTTCTATAAATGGGGCCTTTTGTGATCAGTTTTTCATTCAAGTATCCTCCGATATCTATCCATTCCTCCTTTCTTGCTATCTTTACTCTTTGTTGTTtaccatgtttgaggcccatggccttaagATTTTATGGCGATATCAGGCGTGCTGCGGCCTATCTCCCGGAACTTCTCTAGTCGAGCGAGATCATGCTGCCTTtatgctattgttgttgttgttgttgtcgtctcCGCTGGCTCGGGGCGATGAAGCAGAGGACCAATTTCCTCCAACCTGAAGAAGTatttggattatacaccgctgctcaagaggggcTTGATGTTTTAagtgtcaataccacacaagaggggggggggtaatttgtgTGATACACAATTTTTgatctagaagaaccaggttcttctaggtgttctaactactgtttgcggaattaaaagtacataaaataaagaacacaaagatttttacgtgaaaaacacctggctcaaaaggtgaaaaaactacgacctactacttagttggattttcccaaacttccactaaaatcactgagccaaaacaacatttacaaaaactctttgtaaacctaaggattaactctaatcccgttgtagcacacagcctcaactgttgcgacaacttcaagttagcttataacttgaacactcaaagtacctaatacaattgcttctatgaaagctggaaaggtacaactttaaaccacctactacaattgaactagaataagaaaaaccaCAATGGAACtgattcttctatctcgttcaagtatcttcaagagtgcacactcaaatctcacataaattacttgaaaaatcgccttgctcttttgctttcaatttagtttaacttatGTGTTTGCGCAatgcctgtaaaagagaacaatcactattatttaataggttagaaatcagagtttgattgggactcaattgctgatcttctatcgtagttgagtccttgaagatctcaaactccaacactatcttttatacggattgtgttctcttcatataacgagaccttctccccttatccaatatgtaaccttttcgatcagatcaggagatattgttgatgacttatcttcttcacgctcatctctttcacgtgcatctcacatgtttagatcaagactgtgcttcacaagatggacctggtccatgactgagttcatttgtcattcttcaaaactttacctgttcctgggccaacaaattccccctttttgatgatgacaaaatatgtgctttttactgatcaaagaacctgtaagaactcagcttaatcatcaacactaaacttagaaaatttacttatcatcaaggaccaggttaattaggttataaatattaCTTATTTCAGAATAATTTGTATAAAGTCACAATATTTAAaacacaatatctcttcccccttttggcatcatcgaaaggTTGCATACATAGTGTGAATCCCAGAtattaataagtactcatggctactggggcaactgcaagtgcaatcatggtgcaatcatcagtaatcaaacaaacatatttaaactatcaaggtcaGAATAATCATTGAACAAGAGAAAATATCAGTTGTCATTGATAGAGATATGTTTCCACAAACAAaccacaaaaataaagaaaaacattcaaaccatgagcaaaaacagaaaaatccctaatctgggtcactgaggTTACTAGAACTAGTTCAGGAGTCAGAAACTAggagtcctaaggcttggaggaactggaGGGGTGAATTTGGAGAAGACTCAGTATAttctgaagaattccatcattcttctccttttgtTTTGCAAGCTCAATTCTGAGACCATCCCTCTCAACTTCCACTTCAACCACATGAGCCTGGAGCCTAGCAATTTCCGCATCCTTAGCTGCACATTCCTGAACCAAAGTCCTAACcttgctgttgatgggtgtcctcagggatgaaccaggttcaactgggatggcattgactggatagtcacaagcaagaagagttttgatgccaaagtgttctttgcttgaggccatttcccatttcttcaaaggcACATTGAGCCTGTCCAAAACTGTGGTTAGTATGAAACCATATGGGATAGCATGAGCCTTGGAAccatttatgaccctgtctagcaGTTTGACTATGAGGGCAAGCCAAttgatttgctttcctctctccaagcactccataagaaccaaatccatgtagttagcagtgtgccttctctcctgtctgggcaataagcacttgttgacaaattcaaacacaaCCTGGTGCTCAGGCCTCATTTCACTTTTCTGCACAGCCCTGGCTTCAGTCACATTCTTTGAATCACAGAACCTTTTGGTGATTTCAAGGGCAGTGGGGAGGGAGTCCAGGAATGGCCATCTTTGTCtcgtatagtcatcaaacccttcagagggtatgtccAGAATCTCTCCCAGTTTCACAGCATCAAACTGCACTTGAACTCCCTTCACCTGGCTACTGACAACTCCATCCTTAACAACAGCATTTGCCACAAATTCAATCAACTCATTTCTAGCTAGCCTAccttccatctgaaggaccatgtccttccaccccTGAGCAGCCAAAGAATCTACCAATCTcatcattcctggttccaccaggtccttcAACAATCTGCCTTTTAAGATTTTTCTTTTGCCAAAAATGGCAAGCTTGTCCTATTCCCTCTCagattcattttcttcttcttcttcttcttattcttcttcttcttcttcttcttcttcttcttcttcttcttcttcttcttcttcttcttcttcttcttcttcagattcagAAACTTTTGTTTGTTTAGCTTTCActgcagatcttgtcctcttggctagtgtgGGTTCAACAGCTACAGGCACAGAGGAAGACTTTGTGGAGGAAGTCTTGGGTTTCTTAGGCTTAGGTGTAGGAACCTTCACTTATGTACCCCTctcttgatggaccagttccatctcctctGCCTCAACAGCCACTGAGGATTCTGCAATTTTTCCCTTTCccttatcctttttctttttcttactttcttctaaaGCCTTTTGTAGATCAACTTCACTCTATTTTACCCTGCTTCATGTGGCTCTACCCCTAGGCACTGAAGAGGCAGTAGGTGTTGGGGACGAaacctttcttttcttggaagaCTTAGGAACATTTGGGGGTTTTACCATTCTACCTTTCTTTGGATCATAGCTTGCCCTAACCTTTTTCAGTAGATCagctagggtctcttcagtagatgaaacaaGTTCATCTCTCAGTTTGCttagatgaaccaacccctcagcagcttccccagaaccacttccAAGTAACTTCATGCCACTCTCTTCTAACCTCTCTTATGCAACCCCACATATAGCAAGAACTGCTCCCTTCCCTTTgcccctctcttcaccacatgcaccctctctcgcattttctttttcagaattctttttacctccactcctactcAACTCAGACAACTTAACATCCCTAATGggtccaaccagaacaaacctagtctcTAAGTTGTCAATCACAGATGAACTTACCTCAGTAGGGGTTTCTTGAATCTTTTCCgagtcagaagacccatgtcCTTCACCCTCAGTTGCAGATTGAAAATATTCAGACTCAAAGCTGGAGTCGGAATTTTGAGCTGGGCTTCTTTCACTTGGcttgctttcaacctttcattcaAAGTCTTCCTCAGAGCCCCAGATGCTACAGTTTTTTGAGCGAGCATTTTCTGCCTTCGTAACCTAGGTTTTGGAGATACACTGGGTGGAGTAGTCgaggatgaatttgagggagaaGGTGGTGGAGGGGTTCCAGTAAGATCTTGTGGGTTAGACATGGTTGTtgatttcttgagagaatttaggaattttggagaGGAGGGCAATTGGAAGTGAAGAAGTatttttgacggttttggaaTTATGATGAAGGATGGAGAAATGATGTGTATTTAAAAGAGAATTAGACAATTAATAGGTAACGACAACTTTTTCAGAGGTcaaatagaagtctaatcaaactaAAATTCCAGAATTTTAATGATAGATTTGGCTTCCCTAGACATTAGGCAAAACTTACGGTGTAGAGTTCTAGATGGAcgaaactggttcaatgcttAACGGATAtaattttctaggaatttgacaagtataggacttcttctcatgattgaattattagtctttctaattgtgcagaatatagaaaacatacctgaacTTTCATATGAAatcatactgatgaaccaggttcttcattttgAACTCTCTTGAGcatgcctcaaatgccataatagagaaaacTTTTTGCAAGAGATCAGTGAATCATATAAAcacatggcacaagagtatactaattaaagtatgaagttgagtaaaaattaatctagatatttacacacatagccaaatattttttttgttttttttccattgtgcattctgagctggacctattaggtgatcttaatcatccctaattccaacatgttcctctcaaagttttctctacttagTACTTTAGTGAAaatgtcagcaatttgcttatcagtagcacagaattctatggagatcaaacctttctcaaagttatctcttaagaagtggtgcctaacatctatgtgcttagtcctcttatgatgaacatggttctttgtcatacttatagcactaatGTTATCatagaatataggaatgcaaccaacttcaatgccaaaatctaccagctgttgtttgatccatagcaattgagcacaacaagaggcagcaacaacatactcagcttcaacagtggataaggccactgaattttgctttttagtagcccatgacacaagacatgaaccaaggaagtgtgccatacctgaggtgcttttcctatccactaggaaacctgcataatcaacatcagcatatcctactagattgaaattactacctttggggtaccaaagacatagatcagtggtgcctttcagatatcttagtatcctcttgacaacagtcaagtgagactcctttggatttgcctgaaaacgGGCAGAAAGCCCTACACtaaaaacaatgtcaggtctgctggcagtaagatacaagagtgaaccaatcatacccctatacaacttttgatcaactgatgaaccatgttcatcaatgtctaatttagtggtTGCAATGGGTatgtctatttcttttgattctttcattttgaactttttgataagctcttttgcatacttctgctgatggatcatggttccattaggactttgtttgatctgcaagactaagaagaagttaagctcacccatcatactcatttcaaactcactccccattaattttgcaaagtccttacttagcttattagtggtggccccaaagattatgtcatcaacatatatttgtaccacaaggagatccttacctttttcccttaagaataaggtactgtcaattttatctcttttgtaaccatgctccagtaggaatttggatagtcattcataccatgctcttggggcctgcttgagtccatagatagccttgtctaacttgtacacatgctcaggacattctttgctctcaaaccctggaggtttgttttacaaacacttcttctttcaggtaaccataggcacttttgacatccatctgatgaagagtgaattccatgtgtgctgcaaaggctatgggGAGTCTATttcctctagtcttgcaactagagcaaagtctcatcataatctatgccttcctcttggctgtaaccttggaccaccagtcttgccttgtttcttgtaatggttccatcttcatcaagtttgtttacgaagacccattttgtgctaATAAATGatatgtccttgggtcttggaactacatgtcaaacttgacttctctcgaactgattaagttcatcttgcattgcattcaccc encodes the following:
- the LOC138870654 gene encoding uncharacterized protein; the protein is MDSGCSKHMTGSKNQFLSLKDLKRGNVSFGNGKKREIIGVGKDTNWVNAMQDELNQFERSQQKYAKELIKKFKMKESKEIDIPIATTKLDIDEHGSSVDQKLYRGMIGSLLYLTASRPDIVFSVGLSARFQLVDFGIEVGCIPIFYDNISAISMTKNHVHHKRTKHIDVRHHFLRDNFEKGLISIEFCATDKQIADIFTKVLSRENFERNMLELGMIKIT